A genomic window from Fibrobacterota bacterium includes:
- a CDS encoding tetratricopeptide repeat protein, with protein MRMVTWFAMVCLSSSIAGAKESGFRDPKQVFEIIEKSKLKYTIATDSIASFDLRSVDGTPLAYAHPNWIVSKDANGQMGLVNQTPKGCAVKEDSLATVAFTANDYKNAVAKYRAAYECDKSYVKALTYLGNSFFLMEKIDSAKFWFRRAIAANPDDYQAHFFLADAYLTQGKSDSAYFEFIEAYLRSPNNPNLRSFGEVVLQQSGKLMDKSWPVFGFSVGSSKEGVKISTSEIRHLSMASCHAAWKFDPEFKSLRKEDDLIQQTQYKNCLANQVVYAMMAKKDGKPLDRVSEKLLRVAELDLVGVMVVWERLSRSHPESIYQLAPEVKAKIHAYLALALEIQ; from the coding sequence ATGAGGATGGTGACGTGGTTTGCGATGGTATGCCTTTCCAGCTCCATCGCCGGCGCGAAAGAAAGCGGATTTCGCGATCCCAAGCAGGTTTTCGAGATCATCGAAAAGAGCAAGCTCAAGTACACGATCGCCACCGATTCCATCGCGTCGTTCGACTTGAGGTCGGTGGATGGGACTCCTCTCGCTTATGCCCACCCGAACTGGATCGTGTCGAAAGACGCGAACGGACAGATGGGATTGGTGAACCAGACGCCGAAGGGGTGCGCGGTCAAGGAAGATTCGCTGGCGACGGTAGCGTTCACGGCCAACGACTACAAGAATGCCGTGGCGAAGTACCGCGCTGCCTACGAGTGCGACAAATCCTACGTCAAGGCGCTCACCTATCTGGGCAACAGTTTCTTCTTGATGGAAAAGATCGATTCCGCCAAATTCTGGTTTCGCAGGGCCATCGCCGCCAATCCCGACGACTACCAGGCGCATTTCTTCCTTGCGGATGCCTACCTGACCCAGGGGAAGTCCGATTCCGCCTACTTCGAATTCATCGAGGCCTACCTGCGAAGTCCCAACAATCCCAACTTGCGATCCTTCGGAGAGGTCGTGCTGCAGCAGTCCGGCAAGCTGATGGACAAATCCTGGCCCGTCTTCGGGTTTTCGGTCGGATCGTCGAAGGAGGGGGTCAAGATCTCCACATCCGAGATTCGCCACCTTTCGATGGCCTCATGCCATGCGGCCTGGAAATTCGATCCCGAGTTCAAGAGTCTCCGAAAGGAAGACGACCTCATCCAGCAGACGCAGTACAAGAACTGTCTAGCGAACCAGGTCGTCTACGCCATGATGGCCAAGAAGGACGGGAAGCCGCTAGACAGGGTCAGCGAAAAGCTCCTTCGTGTCGCCGAGCTTGACCTGGTCGGCGTCATGGTCGTCTGGGAGAGATTGTCGCGCAGTCATCCGGAGTCCATCTACCAACTCGCGCCCGAGGTCAAGGCGAAGATCCACGCCTACCTCGCCCTGGCTCTTGAGATCCAGTGA
- a CDS encoding SRPBCC family protein — protein sequence MVITIETLVQSSLQRTWEAWTTPSDIVQWNFASPDWCCPSANVDLRVGGTYRARMEAKDGSFGFDFEATITKLEAPTLLESSMGDGRTVQVSFAQTPQGVLVRESFDAEDENSAEMQRQGWQAILDNFRLRVESKPN from the coding sequence ATGGTCATCACCATCGAAACCCTCGTCCAATCGAGCCTCCAGCGCACATGGGAAGCCTGGACCACGCCTTCGGACATCGTCCAGTGGAACTTCGCCTCGCCAGACTGGTGCTGCCCCAGCGCGAACGTGGACCTGCGCGTGGGAGGGACGTACAGAGCCCGCATGGAGGCCAAGGACGGCTCCTTCGGGTTCGATTTCGAGGCGACCATCACCAAGCTGGAAGCACCGACCCTGCTGGAATCCTCCATGGGAGATGGCCGCACCGTGCAGGTGAGCTTCGCCCAGACCCCGCAAGGCGTTCTGGTGCGCGAATCCTTCGATGCAGAAGACGAGAACTCAGCCGAAATGCAACGCCAGGGCTGGCAGGCCATATTGGACAATTTCCGTCTCCGTGTGGAATCCAAGCCCAACTGA
- a CDS encoding SRPBCC domain-containing protein: MNLDDLYKPAPTAPALRVERLLARTPREVWTALLDPAHAARVWFGSTLESDLRPGGFLRWTGQWEGKSFEDHAIVVAIEDGAFLDALYFSGLSGLSETPETRLRLAIRLSRKGAGTEVVIEQANFPDAERRDHSVTGWNMILDAVEKGKVA; the protein is encoded by the coding sequence ATGAACCTGGACGACCTCTACAAGCCTGCTCCCACCGCTCCGGCGCTGCGAGTGGAGCGTCTTTTGGCACGAACTCCACGCGAGGTATGGACCGCATTGCTGGACCCGGCCCATGCGGCGCGGGTGTGGTTTGGCTCGACCCTGGAGTCCGATCTGCGCCCGGGGGGATTCCTAAGATGGACGGGCCAATGGGAAGGCAAGTCCTTCGAGGACCATGCGATCGTGGTGGCCATCGAGGACGGCGCCTTTCTGGACGCCCTCTACTTCAGTGGACTTTCAGGGCTTTCCGAAACCCCCGAGACCCGCTTGCGCCTGGCGATCCGGTTGTCCCGGAAGGGCGCCGGGACGGAGGTGGTGATTGAACAGGCGAATTTCCCGGACGCCGAACGTCGCGACCATTCCGTGACCGGCTGGAACATGATCCTCGACGCGGTCGAGAAAGGTAAGGTCGCCTGA
- a CDS encoding AraC family transcriptional regulator, translating to MSRLAPKGILDYEEALRHLRIHRTAPPQDLADLVECHWEVTWDLPAGMVHRQRNLSHASVTLTWESDGAWVYGVPGKVFTRESSGSGYAFGVKFRSGAARAFFPTLPIADLTGLRAPLRELVSPGLAVEGISDRAAEFSERVALANGFCRSLRKGRAAPASVQLATGIESDRSLLRAETVAERAGISLRELQRLFRFEVGITPKETIRRFRLQQAADRIQANHDISCLHLALELGYFDQAHFARDFSAVVGTSPDAYRKRVRKASILGARDSRQRP from the coding sequence ATGAGCAGACTGGCTCCGAAGGGAATCCTGGATTACGAAGAAGCATTGCGACATCTGCGGATCCATCGCACTGCGCCGCCACAGGATCTGGCGGATCTCGTGGAATGCCACTGGGAGGTCACCTGGGACCTCCCGGCAGGAATGGTCCACAGACAACGCAACCTTTCACACGCCAGCGTCACCTTGACCTGGGAATCGGATGGGGCTTGGGTTTACGGAGTTCCGGGAAAGGTCTTCACGCGCGAGTCTTCCGGAAGCGGCTACGCCTTCGGGGTCAAATTCCGCTCCGGAGCCGCCCGGGCTTTCTTCCCCACCCTTCCCATCGCAGACCTCACCGGTCTTCGCGCTCCGCTGCGGGAACTGGTTTCTCCCGGCTTGGCGGTCGAGGGGATCTCGGACCGTGCCGCCGAATTTTCCGAACGAGTGGCCTTGGCCAACGGATTCTGCCGCTCCCTCCGGAAGGGTCGCGCAGCTCCCGCCTCTGTCCAGTTGGCCACCGGCATCGAATCCGACCGAAGCCTTCTGAGAGCCGAAACCGTGGCCGAAAGGGCGGGAATCTCGCTTCGCGAGTTGCAACGACTTTTCCGCTTCGAGGTCGGGATCACTCCCAAGGAGACCATCCGCCGTTTCCGCCTCCAGCAGGCCGCCGACCGCATCCAGGCGAACCATGACATTTCCTGTCTGCACTTGGCGCTGGAGCTGGGATACTTCGACCAGGCCCATTTCGCCCGCGACTTCAGCGCCGTGGTCGGCACGTCTCCGGACGCCTACCGCAAGCGGGTACGCAAGGCATCCATCCTCGGGGCGAGGGATTCCCGGCAGCGCCCTTGA
- a CDS encoding class I SAM-dependent methyltransferase gives MDILETARMITFHRRRLGQAPLKQLGWRDAHSQIVRFDALCRWGDLSGKVVLDLGCGHGDLKPHLDARFSDLKYLGLDIMPEFVEEARRRYGHLPDTHFLQANFLTTGLPDVDVVLACGSLNYWTENVLHPEPTILKMWEIAKLGVAFNLLDENEFASDQVLCGHDPDQILSFCRNLDPTAELDHGYSPEDFTILMRR, from the coding sequence ATGGACATCCTGGAAACCGCGCGCATGATCACGTTCCACCGGCGGCGGCTGGGTCAGGCTCCGCTCAAGCAGCTGGGGTGGCGCGACGCCCATAGCCAGATCGTGCGGTTCGATGCCCTGTGTCGTTGGGGCGATCTGTCGGGCAAAGTGGTTCTGGATCTTGGTTGCGGCCATGGCGACCTCAAGCCGCACCTCGATGCGCGCTTTTCGGATCTGAAGTACCTGGGCCTGGACATTATGCCGGAATTTGTCGAAGAGGCGCGCCGCCGATACGGCCACCTCCCGGACACCCATTTCCTGCAAGCCAACTTCCTGACCACCGGCCTTCCCGATGTCGACGTGGTTCTGGCCTGCGGTAGCCTCAATTACTGGACCGAAAACGTTCTGCACCCCGAACCGACCATCCTGAAGATGTGGGAAATCGCCAAACTGGGGGTGGCGTTCAATCTCCTGGATGAAAACGAATTCGCATCCGACCAGGTCCTTTGCGGACACGACCCGGACCAAATATTGTCCTTCTGCCGCAACCTGGACCCCACCGCGGAGCTCGACCACGGCTACTCGCCGGAAGATTTCACCATCCTGATGAGGCGGTAG
- a CDS encoding SRPBCC domain-containing protein: protein MPDFRNERILEASPSVVFQAHRDPKRLAVWWGPDGFTNTFTTFEFTPGGKWSFVMHGPDGKDYPNESVFLEIEENARIHIDHVCEPLFKLDIRLHPHGAGTRVEWLAEFENKTFAKSMESFLLSANEQNLDRLAAEVAKG, encoded by the coding sequence ATGCCCGATTTCCGAAACGAACGCATCCTCGAAGCAAGCCCTTCCGTGGTCTTCCAGGCGCATCGAGACCCCAAGCGGCTGGCCGTCTGGTGGGGTCCGGATGGTTTCACCAACACGTTCACAACCTTCGAGTTCACCCCCGGTGGCAAGTGGTCGTTCGTGATGCACGGCCCCGACGGCAAGGACTATCCCAACGAGAGCGTCTTCCTTGAGATCGAAGAAAACGCCCGCATCCACATCGACCACGTCTGCGAGCCTCTCTTCAAGCTGGACATCCGTCTGCACCCGCACGGTGCGGGCACGCGTGTGGAATGGCTCGCCGAGTTCGAAAACAAGACCTTCGCCAAGTCCATGGAATCCTTCCTGCTTTCCGCCAACGAACAGAATCTGGACCGGCTCGCCGCCGAGGTCGCCAAGGGCTGA
- a CDS encoding TfoX/Sxy family protein produces the protein MAYDLELARRIRERLDKLRIPEVEEKTMMGGLVFMVDDKMCVGVVGDALMCRIDPEEMHVALAREGCDRMAFTGRTMKGFVVVQPEGMKSKTNFEFWIGLALEFNPRAKSSKKPKRADLS, from the coding sequence ATGGCCTATGATCTTGAACTCGCCCGGCGGATCCGGGAGCGCCTGGACAAGCTCCGGATTCCCGAGGTCGAGGAAAAAACCATGATGGGTGGCCTCGTCTTCATGGTCGATGACAAAATGTGTGTCGGGGTGGTCGGGGATGCCTTGATGTGCCGCATCGATCCGGAGGAAATGCACGTCGCCCTGGCACGGGAGGGCTGCGATCGGATGGCCTTCACGGGGCGCACCATGAAGGGTTTCGTGGTGGTGCAACCGGAGGGAATGAAGTCCAAAACGAACTTCGAGTTTTGGATCGGGCTGGCTTTGGAATTCAACCCGCGGGCCAAGTCTTCGAAGAAACCGAAACGGGCAGATCTTTCCTGA
- a CDS encoding fibrobacter succinogenes major paralogous domain-containing protein, translating to MVTHTSLHTRLLAALGSAALIHAGDIQLDGVIRDIHDNPVPGIVVSLDLVGVSDTTDAQGRWSLESPLAGLQSPTTTKMRWSGQALSLSLKAPAHVEVDVFDVQGARIGGLPPARLDAGNHNLSIPRTGSGIQWLRLSIDGKTQVFPMGIGLKGQTGSSAEAGARGMSGSNGILAYSWQGDTICTQSVDSSHRRGIQQTLRKVHLTSKAYPDPDTQFGSVVAGINLGDGSTTRRFDLQFKLDEKSNPLEIDHGTISGQFYLPVGADTAKYRQRAWIDVLGTGRGRIGISDTLPFAEFADTIRFDTALRMANAVPHGKITGDSIHLANTSHDLGVAMLQPRKLAIVKYEWEVDGAGFKVGGPTKTVKWSWPGRPNHIVRCRVTDIDGNVGIRERTFPLWHLDSMGRLPDRTVLAGEPVVYDVFVADTDGVAMTIWNFGDGTKDTVYGGPFVSVNHAYPVIPSVGSNVSKDYILTATKVDTKGSRDSTSARITVINPLPSFHVANTVGEVGTRLNLHMISLNEGKLAKVEWGVGSSELVAGKADTLIELPKTPTENYPVRVRVTDERGNVSPVDTVRVRVREAVRMTDERDGQQYRIVTIGTQTWMAQNLNYRQTTGAKDTFGICKELDAAHCAKYGRLYDWAQAMGVDSLYNRKIWPGNLVKRQGICPDGWHIPTKDEWAQLAKAAGGTDLGGGKLKATTGWNDDDKSGFGTDDFWFSAYPSTRYVIDGRLVDFGEGAYWWTTSQETNPQYGDYTTDYRTFYMTTQILYSDAEKAGLESLRCLKD from the coding sequence ATGGTGACCCACACCTCGCTGCACACCCGTCTATTGGCCGCCCTTGGATCTGCGGCCCTGATCCATGCCGGAGACATCCAGCTCGATGGCGTCATCCGGGATATCCACGACAACCCTGTGCCGGGAATTGTCGTTTCGCTTGATCTGGTCGGCGTCAGCGACACCACCGATGCCCAAGGCAGATGGTCTCTGGAATCCCCCTTGGCAGGTCTGCAAAGCCCGACCACCACCAAGATGCGTTGGAGCGGGCAGGCGCTTTCGCTTTCCTTGAAGGCTCCCGCGCACGTCGAAGTGGACGTGTTCGATGTGCAAGGCGCCAGGATCGGCGGGCTCCCCCCAGCCAGACTGGATGCAGGAAATCACAACCTGAGCATCCCTCGCACCGGTAGCGGCATCCAATGGCTGCGGCTGTCGATCGATGGCAAAACACAGGTCTTCCCGATGGGCATTGGGCTGAAAGGCCAAACAGGATCGAGCGCCGAGGCCGGTGCTCGGGGAATGTCGGGGTCCAACGGGATCCTTGCCTACTCTTGGCAGGGCGATACGATCTGCACCCAGTCGGTGGATTCGTCGCATCGGCGAGGCATCCAGCAGACGCTGCGGAAAGTCCACCTCACATCGAAGGCCTATCCCGATCCGGACACCCAGTTCGGCTCCGTCGTGGCCGGGATCAACCTGGGCGATGGCTCCACGACGAGGCGCTTCGATTTGCAGTTCAAGCTCGACGAAAAATCGAATCCGCTCGAGATCGATCATGGAACCATCTCGGGACAATTCTACCTGCCGGTGGGTGCGGATACCGCCAAGTATCGGCAAAGAGCCTGGATCGATGTGCTTGGCACGGGACGGGGTCGGATAGGCATCTCGGACACCCTCCCCTTCGCGGAGTTCGCCGATACCATCCGGTTCGATACCGCATTGCGCATGGCCAATGCGGTCCCCCACGGCAAAATCACCGGCGATTCCATCCATCTGGCGAACACCAGTCACGATCTAGGCGTTGCGATGCTGCAACCACGGAAACTAGCGATCGTCAAATACGAATGGGAAGTCGATGGCGCAGGCTTCAAGGTCGGCGGCCCGACCAAGACCGTGAAATGGAGTTGGCCCGGCAGGCCAAATCACATCGTTCGCTGCCGTGTCACCGATATCGATGGGAATGTGGGCATCAGAGAAAGAACGTTTCCTCTCTGGCACCTGGATTCAATGGGACGGCTACCCGATCGCACCGTGCTCGCCGGAGAGCCTGTCGTCTACGATGTCTTCGTGGCCGACACGGACGGCGTGGCCATGACCATCTGGAATTTCGGGGACGGGACCAAGGACACGGTCTACGGGGGGCCTTTTGTTTCCGTGAACCATGCCTATCCCGTGATCCCTTCCGTCGGATCGAACGTTTCCAAGGATTACATCCTGACCGCCACGAAGGTCGACACAAAGGGCAGCCGCGATTCCACCAGCGCCAGGATCACGGTGATCAATCCCCTTCCCTCCTTCCATGTGGCAAATACTGTCGGGGAGGTCGGGACACGTTTGAATCTCCACATGATTTCGCTCAACGAGGGAAAACTGGCGAAGGTGGAATGGGGCGTCGGCTCCTCGGAACTTGTCGCTGGAAAGGCCGACACCCTCATCGAATTGCCGAAGACTCCCACGGAGAATTATCCCGTGCGCGTCCGGGTGACGGATGAGCGAGGCAACGTTTCGCCGGTGGACACGGTGCGCGTGCGGGTGCGCGAGGCGGTCCGGATGACCGATGAGCGCGACGGACAGCAGTACCGCATCGTGACGATCGGGACCCAGACCTGGATGGCACAGAACCTGAACTACCGGCAGACCACCGGCGCGAAGGACACCTTCGGAATCTGCAAGGAGCTCGATGCGGCACATTGCGCGAAGTACGGAAGGCTCTACGACTGGGCTCAAGCGATGGGCGTGGATTCTCTCTACAACCGCAAGATCTGGCCTGGAAACCTCGTGAAGCGCCAAGGTATCTGCCCGGACGGCTGGCACATCCCCACCAAAGACGAATGGGCGCAGCTGGCCAAAGCCGCAGGCGGCACCGATCTGGGTGGAGGCAAACTGAAAGCCACCACCGGCTGGAACGACGACGACAAGAGTGGGTTCGGAACAGACGATTTCTGGTTTTCTGCGTATCCCAGCACACGGTATGTGATCGATGGTCGTCTTGTTGACTTTGGCGAAGGCGCCTATTGGTGGACCACCTCGCAGGAAACGAACCCACAATACGGGGACTACACCACTGACTACAGGACATTCTACATGACCACCCAGATCCTTTACAGCGACGCGGAAAAGGCGGGATTAGAATCCCTGCGCTGCCTGAAGGATTGA